Proteins encoded together in one Camelina sativa cultivar DH55 chromosome 9, Cs, whole genome shotgun sequence window:
- the LOC104710498 gene encoding acyltransferase-like protein At3g26840, chloroplastic, with amino-acid sequence MAITVLRSTLGLCTVSSSSNLRQQRTSSPKHRLTSVKSVTSTTPPPSRGVQRRRKNNDENGATAGKVVENPYAKVEAARSDLRKSLSDFLEEARDFVGDGGGQPRWFSPLECGAQAQGSPLLLFVPGIDGTGLGLIRHHKKLGEVFDIWCLHIPVSDRTPAEDLVKLIEKTVKSEYHRFPNRPIYLVGESIGACLALDVAARNPNIDLSLILVNPATHVNNFISQPLSGMLNVLPDGIPTLLEDIFSVKQGDPLTGMLEALSTEFFSQPMGGVGGGMLRDILAVSTNLPTLGRMLPKDTLLWKLEMLKSAIASVNSHIYSVRAETLILLSGRDQWLLNEKDIDIYSRTLPKCIVRKLDENGQFPLLEDGVNLATIIKCTSFYRRGKSHDHITDYIMPTTYELKQQVDDDRLVVASTSPVMLSTLEDGTIVRSLEGLPSEGPVLYVGYHMLLGFDLVPMVTQIMKERNIHLRGLAHPMFFINPQDSIVDMKMFDKYKMMGGVPVSNFSIYKLLRVKAHVLLYPGGVREALHRKGEEYKLFWPERSEFVRVASKFGAKIVPFGVVGVDDICEIVLDSNDQRKIPILKDFMEMATNIAGNIREGDESELGNQDICLPAILPKVPGRFYYYFGKPIETAGKEKELKDKEKAHELYLQVKSEVEQCVAYLKMKRESDPYRHLLPRMLYQATHGWSSEIPTFDL; translated from the exons ATGGCAATCACGGTACTTCGCTCGACCTTGGGTCTCTGTACCGTCTCATCCTCATCAAACCTACGACAACAACGGACCTCATCCCCGAAGCATCGACTCACTTCGGTCAAATCTGTAACATCCACGACTCCTCCGCCTTCTAGGGGTGTTCAACGGAGGCGGAAGAATAATGATGAAAACGGAGCCACGGCGGGGAAGGTGGTGGAGAATCCGTATGCCAAAGTGGAGGCGGCCCGTTCTGATTTGAGGAAGAGCTTGTCGGATTTTTTGGAGGAAGCGAGAGATTTCGTGGGAGATGGAGGAGGTCAACCTCGTTGGTTCTCTCCGCTGGAGTGTGGCGCTCAAGCTCAAGGCTCTCCTCTCCTCCTCTTTGTACCAG GGATCGATGGGACTGGACTAGGGCTCATTCGCCATCACAAGAAACTCGGGGA GGTTTTTGATATATGGTGCCTGCACATTCCAGTCAGCGATCGTACTCCTGCTGAAG acttggtgaagctTATCGAGAAGACTGTTAAGTCAGAGTACCATCGGTTCCCAAACAGACCTATATACTTAGTTGGAGAATCTATTGGAGCCTGTCTTGCTTTAGATGTTGCAGCCAGGAATCCCAATATTGATCTTTCTCTGATCTTGGTTAATCCAG CCACACATGTCAACAACTTCATATCGCAACCTCTATCAGGAATGCTTAATGTTTTACCAGATGGTATTCCAACACTATTGGAAGATATCTTCAGTGTTAAGCAAG GCGATCCGCTGACTGGAATGTTAGAGGCTTTGTCAACTGAGTTTTTTAGCCAGCCAATGGGCGGAGTGGGTGGAGGGATGCTAAGAGATATCCTTGCTGTTTCAACTAATCTTCCT ACTCTTGGTAGGATGTTGCCTAAGGACACACTGCTTTGGAAGCTGGAAATGCTCAAGTCTGCTATTGCTTCTGTGAATTCTCACATATACTCAGTCAGAGCGGAAACACTCATACTTCTAAG TGGACGCGATCAATGGCTACTGAATGAGAAAGACATTGACATATACTCGCGCACGTTGCCAAAATGTATAGTCCGTAAGCTTGATGAAAATGGACAGTTTCCCCTTTTG GAGGATGGGGTAAATCTGGCTACGATCATTAAGTGTACTTCTTTTTATCGCCGTGGGAAGTCTCATGATCACATTACGGATTATATTATGCCTACCACATATGAGTTAAAACAACAAGTAGACGATGACCG ATTGGTAGTGGCTAGTACTTCCCCTGTAATGCTGTCGACTCTAGAAGACGGAACAATTGTAAGGAGCCTCGAAGGATTACCTTCAGAGGGACCTGTTCTGTACGTTGGCTATCACATGTTATTAGGATTTGACTTGGTTCCAATGGTAACTCAAAtcatgaaagagagaaacattCACCTGCGGGGTTTGGCACATCCCATGTTCTTTATAAATCCCCAAGACTCGATAGTCGACATGAAGATGTTTGACAAATACAAGATGATGGGTGGAGTTCCAGTCTCTAATTTCAGTATTTACAAACTACTGCGTGTAAAGGCTCATGTGCTTTTGTATCCTGGAGGTGTCCGTGAAGCCTTGCATAGAAAG GGTGAAGAATACAAGCTGTTTTGGCCAGAACGATCCGAGTTTGTGAGAGTTGCATCGAAGTTTGGAGCAAAAATCGTTCCTTTTGGTGTTGTTGGAGTAGACGACATCTGCGAA ATTGTACTGGATTCCAATGATCAAAGGAAAATCCCAATATTGAAGGATTTTATGGAAATGGCAACAAATATTGCTGGCAACATAAG GGAAGGCGACGAGAGCGAATTGGGAAACCAAGATATCTGTTTACCAGCAATTCTACCTAAGGTTCCAGGGCGGTTCTACTATTACTTTGGCAAACCAATAGAAACAGCAG GTAAGGAGAAAGAGctgaaagacaaagaaaaggCACACGAGCTTTACTTGCAAGTCAAGTCTGAGGTCGAACAATGCGTCGcctatttaaaaatgaaaagagagagtGATCCTTACAGACACTTGTTGCCAAGGATGTTGTATCAAGCAACACATGGTTGGTCTTCTGAAATTCCTACGTTTgatctctaa